The following DNA comes from Erigeron canadensis isolate Cc75 chromosome 3, C_canadensis_v1, whole genome shotgun sequence.
GACAATTTCCACACAAAATCTGATAATATGACACCACATTAAACAATGTTtgtataatttaaaatattcatGTTATTTTACTGTCATGATAAAAATTTATGTCTTAGAAGGTTTAAATGTttgtataatttaaaatttcttttcAGCCAAATTCAAGGAACCCCTGACTTCCAGGTAGAGCTGGCATATCGTGTCCAACatgacacgataagacacgaacaTGATAGggttaaacacgaacacgacacgatagctaatcgtgtcagtttttccaaacacgaacacgacacgatttttaacaggttacacgataagggactTGTTAAGAGACCTGTTAAGggacttgttaaaagttacacgataagggacctgttaagggacctgataacgtatcttattgtgttttaacgtgtcttatcgtgtcttaaggtgtccttaacgtgtctttaacgggtctttaacgtgtcttaacatgtccgtatatatactacttatcttatcgtgtcttatcgtgttttaacaggtccggacctgttaagacacgaaacacgtTAAGGCCAAACACAAAACACGAAAAAACCAGGTCGTGTGTGTCGTGCTAACAGGTCCGTGTCGGAACTTGCCTGCTCTACTTCTAGGCCAACTCTTACTTGTCATCATCTTTCTCGGTTAACTATAGATGAGGCCTATTCATTGATCCAGCCCTTTGACAAAGCTGAGATCAGGTTGGCACTTTGGGATTGCGAGGTGGATAAAGCCCTGGGCCCGGATGGGTTTAATTTTACTTTTCTAAAACGTTGCTGGTCATGGCTTGAAAATGATTTATATTGCGTTTTTCATGAGTTCCACCGCACAGGAAAATTATCACCAGGTTGTACCTCTTTATTCATTTCGCTTATTTCTAAGGTGAAGGACCCGATGAACCTTTCCCAGTTCCAACCAATGAATCTATTTGGGATGtcttaataaaattgtctcaaAAGTTCTGGCTTTGAGGTTAAAACGGGTTATTCAATCTGTTATCTCCAATGAGCAGTCGGCGTATCTCTCCAAAAGGAAGTCGGCGTATCTCTCCAAAAGGAATATTGTGGACGGACCACTCGTTTTAAATGAATTGATCTCATGGCTGAAAAAGTCCAAAAGGAAAGGGGTGGTGTTCAAAGTAGATCTAGAGGTTGTACCTCGTCTTTCTTGACTCTATAATGTCACCCAAACCCAGACCAACAAAGTCGAGTTTCGGGTTTTCCCATCAGATACGGGTTTTCCCTTAAAAGGGAGTGTTTTTTCGATGCCCACATAATAATTGGTAAAATAAGCTTTtgaacaaaatcatcatcaacttTTTGAACAAAAGCATTTTCATATCaagtaataaattaaaatttagaaaaaacttTGCATTAGAGGAAATAGCTTTTTATAAGTTAAAGTTAGTAAATTAGTGAGAGTTAAAGTTAGTAAATTAGTGAGAtgagaaattaaaaaaactttaaaaggcTTTTTGGAAGCCCTAAtattacatatgtatataaaatctTCTAACAACCTAACAGGTGTAAATAATATTACTATAAAGCAATATAGATGATATACACCAAATACAAAGGAGTTGTTAAAATGTAAGATGAAATTATTAATCCAATAATATTACATAAGAGGGAAAAATAcgttaagaaaaataaatcgGAAAATTTTAAGCTTGCTCATACAACAACATCTTAAACATAGAAcaaaagatttttaaattagttaTGAAAAATGGACGTTGTCTATCAAGGTAAAAcctattttattatttagttatGTTAAAGTACGGTTTTACAACATTTATTTATTCGGGTAGACAGTTTTAATATGATGATGTTgaatatatgttgatatgatatttgtaCTTTGGGTTTTTATAACATTCAAATAATTAAGACTCTTGAAGTCACTTTTTCTTTTGAACGACATTCTGTTCTACTCCTATTGTTAAATTACACGTATATCTGGAAACTAGGACTCTAAAAAAACCCCATATTAATCCACCCTCACAAATGTGCaaagtgggactcgaacccaggtggatcaTCTCAAGGTCAAAGACTTTAACAATGGGGCACCAACCCCAAGTCACTTATCTTAGGGTTGCTTATCCTATTCATAGTTCAAATCTTCGGAGGAAATATATTCGAATTTTCATGTTAATTTCATCCTTGGGATTTAACTCAtctttactcttttataaagcaaaagcctatttttatttttagaaagttctGTCTTTGAATTACCGAAATTGCCCTTGGACATTTTAtgcttttaatgaattaatttacacttcaacccttatcttttaaaaatattttcactctaacctttacatcaacctacaatcCTATACGatttgacaccgccaccaccactaataataccatcaccgacaccacaaAACTGCCGTCCCCGCtaacaccgccgcattgcgcgggtactatgctcgtttGAGTTACTTAGACGtttgaagtttataaaaagaaatgtaaaTGCATAAATACAATTGTTCGTTACTACAAGATAAAGAGAAAAATATGAGTGAAGAAAACACATGGGGTGGTGGCGCAGTTGGCTAGCGCGTAGGTCTCATAGCTTTCTGAGTAATCCTGAGGTCGAGAGTTCGAGCTTCTCTCACCCCACCAATCCTTTTTCTCTTACTTACACTCTTTTTGTCAACTTTCTCACCAATAAACCCTACATACAATATTCTCTCTCATACGAGTATTTTgctttcttattttctttctccAAAACCCTAACTTCCCCAAATTCGCCATTCCTCATGGGCAAGCAAAGCAAAAGTaagcatctttttttttttcttttctacatACTcaataaattttctatataacgattgataattatttttagctttaaaatacaatatgtattttattataatCATTAGTATTCTTATTTCGATGCTACTTAATTTGGATATGCAGAGAGTAAGAACAAGAGAGTGACACTGAAACATAAAACTAAAGTACTTAAGAAAATTAAATTGCACCATATAAAGAAAGCCAAAGAGGCTAGGAAGGTTGTTGTGAACAAAAAACCCAAACTTGACAAAGATGCGCCTATCGATAATGACCAGCCGTTGAGTGAAGAGGAGCTCAAGGCTCTCGAGGCTAAACGCGCCAAGGCCCGTGAAACGTTTGAGCAGAAAAAGGCTGCCACGAAAGAAATGGTATGGAAAAGTATTAATTTTGAGTCAACATTGTTGGTTGTTGttcatgtatatatttatatttttgtttggtagtatatatgttttaatgaAGTAATTGATGTACTTTGATGTGGTATCTAGACCGTTGATGTAtgtgatttgtgttgattttcACAAAAAGGTATGGAAAGGTTGAGAAACCCGTAACTCCATGTACCCTTTGGGCACCGAGGACCAAAAGTTCTCATAGTGGCCCCGCAAAGCATTTGCAGAGGGGGAATAGATGCTAGTTGATCTAAGACCAACCAGCATGATTCTTGTTGATTTAAATGCTACTGCTAGAGACTTACTTACACATTTGATGTCTGTTCAGGTTAGAAAGAGGAAATTGGGGGAAttggatgatgatgacgacAATGATGATATCACGAATCTGTCTGAGCAAGTTTTTGCTAAACAGAAGGCTTTTGGAGAGGATAatgttgatggtgatgattttACAGTGATGAGTAAGACACGGGGTAAgttaacatatacatattctGAATATAATCATTTGCtttgttgttgaaaaaacaAGGATTTTGTTAGAAGTTTTCTAAAAGTGGCGTTGACTGCACAGACAATTCAGAGAGGTCTTTTTACAAGGAGTTGgcgaaagttattgaaacatCTGATGTTATCTTGGAAGTGCTTGATGCTCGGGATCCAATTGGTACCCGTTGTGGTGATATGGAGAAGATGGTTATGAGAGCTGGTCCAGAAAAGCATCTTGTTTTGCTCTTAAATAAAATTggtaatatatacatttatataatataattttctgCTTTTGGAAGTAGAAACTTCACCAGTTCTTAACTTCTTATTTGGTATGTAACTGGAAAAAATGATTCAAGAGGTAGTTGTGTTACATTACTAATTGCATGTAAAAGTTAGCTGTTAAAGCCTAAAACTCTGGATCTATGTAGCTAAGTAGTCAAGGACgaaatttcggtgtttcggtcaaggaccgaaatttgaaaatttttgaaatttcggTGGGATTTCgggtatttttttattatgcaATATCTATACGATAATTAATACTTACTACTTAGTCTAGATATGAAAAGTCAAGCTTGAAAATGTCAACATTTGATAGATTAGTGATAATACTTGCAAAAATTAGTGTTTCTTACTTTCTTATGTATGTTGTTTATAAGTTtgaaccaaatttttttttaataaaaagtaaaaaactgaAAGCTGGTATACCACCAAAATTTggaccgaaatttgaccgatTTCGGTTAATTTCATTGAAAATCTAGGTACCGAAATTTGGACGGAAATCTGTACCGGTATACCAGTGGAGGACCGAAAACCGAAATACCACTGGTATAAATTTCGGTATTGAGATTTTCGTTGAAAAATACCGAAATCGTTCAAATTTCGAtccaaatttcggtggtataccagttttctaggttttttttttactatgtattaaaactttttttttttttgtccaaacTCAAAAACAACACAAGAAACATTAATTTTTACAAGTACTAACACTAatctatcaaatattgacacttttaagtTCGACTTTTGATATATAGATCCAGTAAGAAgtattagttattatatatttatagatatagcataataataataatatgccGAAATTCCATCGAAATTtcgaaaatttcaaattttggtTTTAGCGGTGTGATTCGGTCCTTAACTACTCCGCCCTGGATAGAACTCTGTATACAGTGAAAAAATGTAATgtatagtgtaaatataaaactTAGATGTTAGATCTGATATATTCCTGGTCTACAAAATTTGTCTATGGGAGTAGGAAATATGTCCACTGACTTTATAAATTACTATCTATAACTATTACTAATTTGAGTTTGGATATCAGATTTGGTTCCTCGTGAAGCTGCTGAAAAGTGGCTCAAATATCTTAGAGAGGAGTTGCCAGCGGTTGCTTTTAAGTGTAGTACTCAAGAGCAGAGGTCTAATCTAGGGTGGAAGTCCTCCAAGACTGCAAAGAAGACGAGCAATCTTTTGCAAACAAGTGACTGTCTCGGAGCCGAAACTCTTATTAAGTTGCTTAAAAATTATTCAAGAAGTCATGAGGTATCTCTAGCTATATTTcaatattttaattctttttcttatatCACAATAAATGGTATTTGAATCCAATATGAGTAATCCATATCAGCTTTAAAAGCATGCTGGCTTGCGTATGAATATGTTTGTAACCAAAAgcatttgatatcttgatatATTAATGTGTCATTACTATTAATTTTAATACGAAGAATACGATGGTGTAAAATCAAGGATTTATATTCAGTTTAGTAGAGCATGTTTCAGCTAATCAAACTTaagatatatacatagataATCACACTAATTTTTAACACGGGTTTATTCACCACTTTTCGTCTATCTCTCGATAAATAATTTAAGTATGCTGACTGAATATTTGACTCGAATTCAATTCTTGTGACACCCTTTGTTCTTTTTATTCAGACAAGCTTTTGTGCATTCTTGATCTAGATTGCTTAATCTGGCTTATCATATCACTAATTTTACTTAACATTGTGCTGTTTTGTTCAGCTTAAAAGATCGATTACTGTGGGCGTAGTAGGCCTGCCGAATGTAGGCAAGAGCAGTCTTATTAATAGTTTGAAAAGATCTCATGTTGCCAATGTTGGTGCTACTCCGGGGCTGACAAGAACCATGCAAGAAGTTCAGTTAGATAAAAATGTTAAACTGTTGGATTGCCCTGGTGTTGTGATGCTAAAATCTGGAGATAATGATGCTGCTGTTGCACTTAGAAATTGTAAAAGAATTGAGAAGCTGGAGGATCCAGTTGGCCCAGGTATCTAACTTTATATACGCGTGTTTTACGTAGAAGATTATTATAATATGTATGGGATTTTCTGCAAAATTATAGCAACGAGAACCTACCGATAACAATAAAATACGAAGTTGGGTAATATCTATGTTTATCAGGTCTGTATTGGAAAAGTATTCAGGACTTTTGATGACACTAATTCGTTCTTGTGACACTAGTTTTTTGCATATTATTCAATGCTATGCTATAAACAAAGTATAGAATTCATATTTAATCTGTTaaatataataactatatttgTATCTCTATTTGAATGGTTTATTGGGGATTGCAGTGAAGGAGATTCTCAAGTTATGCCCTGCACAAATGTTGATAACACTATACAAAATTCCTAGCTTCGATTCGGTTGATGACTTTCTTTTTAAGGTAGCTACCCTTAGAGGTAAGCTCAAAAAGGGAGGTATCGTTGACATCAATGCTGCTGCTAGGATCGTATTGCATGATTGGAATGAAGGTTCGTATCAGCAATTAGCATACTATATTTCTTTAATTCCGCTGTACACATAAAGAAGGTGGACATTAAAGGTGGAAATTGAAACCCGTTTCCTTATGAATGTGCGTATCTGTGTTATGCCTTATTGCTAATCA
Coding sequences within:
- the LOC122592897 gene encoding guanine nucleotide-binding protein-like NSN1 — protein: MGKQSKKSKNKRVTLKHKTKVLKKIKLHHIKKAKEARKVVVNKKPKLDKDAPIDNDQPLSEEELKALEAKRAKARETFEQKKAATKEMVRKRKLGELDDDDDNDDITNLSEQVFAKQKAFGEDNVDGDDFTVMSKTRDNSERSFYKELAKVIETSDVILEVLDARDPIGTRCGDMEKMVMRAGPEKHLVLLLNKIDLVPREAAEKWLKYLREELPAVAFKCSTQEQRSNLGWKSSKTAKKTSNLLQTSDCLGAETLIKLLKNYSRSHELKRSITVGVVGLPNVGKSSLINSLKRSHVANVGATPGLTRTMQEVQLDKNVKLLDCPGVVMLKSGDNDAAVALRNCKRIEKLEDPVGPVKEILKLCPAQMLITLYKIPSFDSVDDFLFKVATLRGKLKKGGIVDINAAARIVLHDWNEGKIPYYTMPPIRNEGEVMEASIVSELGKEFNVDEVYGTDTSIIGSLKSVDDFNSVTVTLDNRVAFDETMFENDKQPQNPKPVESINNRDEDEAMAEDDVSGEAKIKNSSIRQNEKLYAAEGVLNTKLRKAEKKRRKKANKLASMDEVQSMDGDYDSKADNDNIKNDSAMDDAEGDDDNSFKDVMNNRFALIGEAE